In Pseudophryne corroboree isolate aPseCor3 chromosome 7, aPseCor3.hap2, whole genome shotgun sequence, a single window of DNA contains:
- the CD2BP2 gene encoding CD2 antigen cytoplasmic tail-binding protein 2 yields the protein MSKRKVTFEDISGEEEMNKRRFPETVGGPGSRFKGKHSLDSDEEEELEEISGDAAKYNMLAPEDVEGQESATLDSEGGVQITPFNLKEEMEEGHFDSEGNYFLRKEEEIKDHWLDNIDWVRIKERKTPHPVPSAKGDSDSDEGRAPMEMKELLDGLLKMLLPGETVAKGIRRLGGAEKRKRASVKKVKRKRGVHSSRHRDKSESKESSVKAGDEEGEGEAPEMRSAEGVAPESEDQDKMDLQLGDEAGGEKPEKEMEPLEQLISLADQMVALGVYEVYQDTYEKLTYRLKHLAPPAPLDMFADEVEEDSLETKEARTVDEVLWEYKWENKEGAELYGPFTSSQMQDWVDQGYFLEGVYCRRVNSSGGQFYNSLRIDFDLYV from the exons ATGTCTAAGAGAAAAGTGACCTTTGAGGATATATCTGGAGAGGAAGAGATGAATAAGAGACGG TTTCCAGAGACAGTCGGGGGTCCCGGCAGCCGCTTTAAGGGAAAGCACTCCCTTGACAGCGACGAGGAAGAGGAGTTGGAGGAAATATCTGGGGACGCTGCTAAATACAACATGCTGGCACCGGAGGACGTGGAAG GACAGGAGAGCGCCACCCTTGATTCAGAAGGGGGAGTGCAGATCACGCCCTTTAATCTGAAGGAAGAAATGGAGGAAGGACACTTTGACTCGGAGGGGAACTATTTCCTGCGGAAGGAAGAGGAGATTAAAGATCACTGGCTAGATAACATTGACTGG GTTCGAATTAAAGAGCGAAAAACGCCCCATCCTGTCCCCAGTGCGAAAGGCGACTCCGACTCTGATGAAGGGCGAGCACCTATGGAAATGAAGGAATTATTAGATGGCCTTCTGAAGATGTTATTGCCCGGTGAGACGGTGGCAAAAGGCATCCGGCGtttaggaggagcagagaagaggaaGCGAGCCAGCGTAAAGAAGGTAAAACGCAAAAGAGGAGTTCACAGCTCACGACACAGAGATAAGAGTGAGTCAAAAGAAAGTAGTGTGAAGGCCGGAGatgaggagggggagggagaggcccCAGAGATGAGGAGCGCAGAAGGTGTAGCCCCAGAATCAGAGGATCAGGACAAGATGGACCTGCAACTGGGGGACGAGGCTGGTGGAGAGAAACCAGAGAAGGAGATGGAACCGCTTGAGCAGCTCATCTCCCTGGCAGATCAGATGGTGGCCCTGGGTGTCTACGAGGTGTATCAGGACACGTACGAGAAGCTGACGTACAGACTGAAACATCTGGCTCCGCCTGCACCTCTGGACATGTTCGCGGATGAGGTGGAAGAGGACAGTCTGGAGACAAAGGAAG CGCGCACTGTGGATGAAGTTCTCTGGGAGTATAAGTGGGAGAACAAAGAGGGTGCGGAGCTGTATGGGCCATTCACAAGCTCCCAGATGCAG GATTGGGTAGATCAGGGGTACTTTCTGGAGGGGGTGTACTGCCGACGTGTCAACAGCTCAGGTGGACAGTTCTACAATTCTCTGCGGATAGACTTTGATCTGTACGTGTGA